The Buchnera aphidicola (Nipponaphis monzeni) genome includes the window TTATGAATTAATTTACATTCTCTATCTCTATTCCTTAAGTTTAAACTGAATTCTTCTTCTTGTACTGCTCGATCAATAGGATCTGGATAATTAATTGTAGTATTTTGAGAATAATTTAAATTTTGAGTAATTTTGTTTGTCAGTTGTTGTTTCCATGCATTTAGTATTTTTTTAAAATGATTGATTTGAGTTGTATTCATATATTTTTCATTGTCTTTTATTTCATAAGGTTTAACTCCAGCAATACTTAAAATACTTAAAGATGACGATTTTCTTTTTCTTTTAATTTGCATATTTTTTCCTGTGTATAATTTGTTTTAATTGAAGATTATTTTTTATTTTTTTTGTTTTTTAGTTTTTTCAGGTAGTTATTTAATGTTTGTCTAAATTATTGATATATGTGTCTATTTATATTAGTAATATTTAATTAAAAATAAATAATTTATTAATAATACATGTTTTTTTAAAAAGTATATTTATAAATAGTAACCTATTTTTTATTTTGTTCATTATGAGATTAATGTTGATTAAACGTAATGTTATTGTATATTACTTATATATTTATATTTTTCAACTATTATTTTTTTTAGAATACTATGAAGATTGCACTTGGAGTAGAGTATAATGGAACAAATTATCATGGATGGCAAAAGCAACATACAGTATTAACTATTCAAGAACAATTAGAAAATGCATTATCTAAAATAGCTAATCATAAGATTAATGTTACATGTGCAGGAAGGACAGATGCAGGAGTTCATAGTACAGGACAAGTAGTACATTTTACTACTATTTCTGTTCGAAAAAAAAATTCTTGGGTATTTGGTGTAAATTCTTATTTACCTAATGATATTTCTGTACAATGGGCAAAAATAGTACCTAATTTTTTTAATGCTCGTTACAGTGCTATTTCACGTCGTTATCGTTATTTCATTTATAATTATAAGTGCCGATCTTCTATTTTTTATTCACAATATTATTGTTTTTCTAAAATGAGATTAGATGTTAATAAAATGAAATTAGCGGGTAATAATTTAATAGGGGAACATGATTTTAGTTCTTTTAGAGGAAGAGGTTGCCAATCAAAAACTCCTTGGAGGCAAATTATTTATTTTAATATATCTAGACAGGATAGATTAGTAATTATTGATATTGAAGCTAATTCTTTTTTATATCGTATGGTTCGTAATATTGTAGGCTGTTTAATAGATATTGGGTCCTCTAAAAAAAAAATAACTTGGATACAATATTTATTGAAAAATAAAAATAGAAATTTAGGTGGTGTAACTGCCAAAGCGTCTGGTTTATATTTAATTTTTGTTCATTATCCTTTAGTTTTCAATCTTTCAAGGAATATTTGTAGAAAATTTTTTGTTATATAGACACGTATATTTAAAATTGCAATATAGAATGTTGTTTATTATTTTAATATATTTAATATATATAATATATACAAGATATAAGGGGAATTATGCTTTTATTCTAAATGGTTTTTTAACATATAAGATAGTATAAAATTTTTAAAAAATAATTATTATTTAAATCAAAGTAGCATTGGTACTTGTTAACTTGTTTTTTAACAAAAAAATGTAAGGTTTAAGTCATTAATGAGTCATATTTTTTTCATTAAACATAAAGTAGTATTTATCTTTTATAGGTAATGTTTTTATATCTTTTTATATAAAAAAATTTATAAATTATATAAAAGGTGGAGAGTATTCATGTACTATAAGTTAATTAATAATAAATTGTTATTACTGATAAAATGTTTAATTTTATTTTTTTTAATAATAGGTATATATATTATTTATTGGTATATATATATTCGGCACTTTTTTAGTAATATTCCTTATTCTACTCCTACTACAGTTTTTTCTCGGATAGTTGACTTAGAGCCAAATAGCTTATATTCTAAACAAGAAATTATTTTAATGTTAGTTAATAATGGATATCGTAATGTTAATTGTGTAGTTAAATCTGGACAATTTCATGTTAATAAAAATAGTATTGATTTGTTTCGCCGATCATTTTATTTTCCGGATGGTGTAGAATCATCTATTTATGTCAGGCTTACATTTTATAAAAATGCATTAATTGAAATAAAAAATTTGTTAAGTGATCTTAATTTAAGCTCTATTCGTATAGACCCTAAATTAATAGCACTAATTCAATTTAATGGTAAAAAAAAACAAATTTATTTACCTATCAATAAGTATCCTAATATTTTTATTACAATGTTATTGTCTATTGAAGATAGACGTTTTTTCATGCATGAAGGTGTGAATTTATATTCTATAATACGAGCTTTTTTTATAAATGTTATAGTTGGTAAAAATATTCAAGGTGGAAGTACTATTACACAACAATTAGTCAAAAATTTATTTCTTGATAATACACGATCAATGTGGAGGAAAATTAATGAAGGATTATTAGCATTAGTAATGGATTTTATTTATAGTAAAAATTTAATATTAGAAACATATTTAAATGAAGTATATTTAGGCCATGAAAAAAATGAACAGGTCCATGGATTTTCTTTAGCAAGTTTGTACTATTTTGGATGTCCTATTAACGAACTTAGTTTAGAGCAATATGCTTTATTAATAGGTATGTTAAAGGGAGCATCTTTATATAATCCTTGGTTACATCCGTATAAGGCATTAAATAGACGTAATTTAGTTTTGTATACGTTATTTAAGAGGCATATTATTAATAAAAAAACGTATAAAATTTTAGTTATGCGTGCTTTAAATGTACAAGATAAATCTAAAATAAAAAAATCTTATGTTATTTTAACTCAAATTATTAAAAAAAAATTAATTAAACATTTTAAAAATAAAACAAAAAGTTTATTTGGAATTCGAGTGTTTACTACTTTAGATATTATTTCTCAAGAGTGTGTTAATAAGTCGACTCAAGAAAGTATGCTTTTTTTTAAAAGAAGGATGAGGTTAAAAAATTTAGAAGCTGCTATGGTTGTAATTAATCGTTTTAGTGGAGAAATACAAGCTGTTTTAGGAGGTTCTGACCCTTATTATTTAGGATATAACAGAGCTTATTATGCTAGAAGATCAATTGGTTCTTTAGCAAAACTAATCGTATATTTGACTGCGTTAGAGGAACCTGATAAATATCAGTTAAATACCTGGTTATCGGGTAAACCAATTGCTTTGGCATTAAGTAATAAAAATTTTTGGGTTCCTAAGAATGATAATAATCAATTTGTTGATAAAATTATGTTAATAGATGCTTTTGTTCATTCGGTAAATATACCTACTGTTTCTTTAAGTATGAAATTAAGTTTAAAAAAGATAGTTGATAAATGGAAACATTTTGGATTATCTGAAAAGCAAATTTCTATGGTTCCATCAATATTTTTAGGGTCTATTAATCTAACTCCTGTAGAAGTAGGTCAAATTTTTCAAATTATTGCTAGTGGTGGTAATAAATTAAAGCTATCATTAATTAAAACGATATTATCTAGTGATGGAACGTTATTGTATCAAAATTTTCCAAAACCTAAAAGATTAGCTTCAGTTGAATCTACTTTTTTGATGCTTTATAGCATGCAAGAAGTTGTTACTAAAGGTACTGGTAAGTCTTTAGGATCAATGTTTAATTATTTTAATTTAGCTGGTAAAACTGGAACTACAAATAATTTAGTAGATAGTTGGTTTGTTGGAATTGATGGTACTCAAGTGGTAGTTGTTTGGGTTGGTCGTGATAATAATAAATCTTCACAACTTTATGGTGCTTCTGGAGCGATGGAGATTTACAAAAAATATTTAAAAAACAAACATCCTAAACCTTTGTTAATTTTGCCTCCTAATACTATAAAATTTTTTTCTATAGATAAACAAGGCAAAATAATAACAGATTTTTTAAATAAAAAAGTAGATAGATTTTTACCTATGTGGTGTGTTGTATCTAATAAATTTTGTTACAAACATTAACAACATCAATTTATTATATAGGAAGTATATAGTTTACTAAACATATTTTTTAGTAAGAATGTTTTGTATAAAAGGTTTTCATAAGTAGAAGTTTTTATTTTGTAGAGATGAAACTGCAGTATTGTCAAAATGTATTTTTTATAATTTTTATATTTGTAAAAATTATATAGATTATGTTAGAAATTTTAGTTAATTTGTTTTATATAAATAGTGTTAAGTAATAGTATATTATAAAAGCAGATAATTGTGCATTGTTAAAATTTGTATTATTTTTGAGACTACCGTAATGTTAATAAAATTATTATCTAAAATATTTAGGAGCCGTAATGATCGTGTTTTAAAAAAAGCACAAATAATTGTTGATCGTATTCATGCTTTAGAGCATGATTATTCTAATTTAAATGATATGCAGCTAAAAAATAAAACTAATCATTTTCGTATGCAGTTACTTCATGGGGAAAAATTAAATAATATTCTTCCTAAAGCTTTTGCAACTGTAAGAGAAGTAATTAAAAGAATATTCGGATTGAATTTATTTAATGTACAATTATTAGGTGGAGTTATTTTAAATCAATTTTGTGTCGCTGAAATGAAAACAGGTGAAGGTAAAACTTTGACGTCTACATTACCTGCATATTTAAATGCTTTGTCAGGAAAAGGTGTACATATAGTAACTATGAATGATTATTTAGCAAAAAGAGATGCATACCAAAATACTCCATTATTTAATTTTCTCAATTTAAAAGTAGGATTGAATCTTTCAGGAATGTCTTTAAAATGTAAAAAACAAGCATATTTATCAGATATAACTTATGGAACAAATAATGAGTATGGCTTTGATTACCTTAGAGATAACATGGTTTTAAATCCAGAAGATAGAGTTCAAAGACAGTTACATTATGCATTGATAGATGAGGTAGATTCTATATTAATTGATGAATCTAGAACTCCATTAATAATATCTAGTGCTTCAGAAAATCGTTCGGAATTATATTTTAAAATAAATAAATTAATTCCTCATTTCATTCAGCAAAAAAATGAAAGTAGTGAAACATCAAAAGATGTTGGAGATTTTTATATAAACGAAAAACAGCGTGAGATATATTTGACAGAGCAAGGTTTAGTTAAAATGGAAAAATTATTAATTAAGGAAAAATTAATGAAGGTTAATGAATCGTTGTACTCTTCCGAAAATATTGCGCTGATGAATTGTGTTATAGCTTCTTTACGTGCTCATAAATTGTTTATAAAAAATGTAGATTATATTGTTAAAGATAATAAAATTGTCATTATTGATGAGCATACTGGTCGTTTGATGGAAGGAAGGCGTTGGTCTGATGGAGTTCATCAATCAATAGAAGCAAAAGAAAGGGTAAAAATTAAAAATGAAAGTCAAACATTAGCATCTATTACTTTTCAAAATTATTTTAAGTTATATGATAAATTATCGGGTATGACAGGCACTGCGATTACTGAGTCTTTTGAATTTAATCAAATTTATAATTTGGATACTATTGTAATACCAACTAATTTTCCAATGATTCGTCAAGATTTACCTGATTTAGTATATATGACTGAAAAAGAAAAAATTAATGCTGTTATCAAAGATATTCAAAGATGTATGAACAACAAACAACCAGTATTAGTAGGGACGATATCTATTGATAAATCAGAGTTTATATCTAAAAAATTGAAAAAATTGGGGATTAAACACAATGTTTTAAATGCTAAGATTCATGAACAAGAGGCTCGAATTATAGCAGAAGCTGGTCAAATGAGTGCAGTTACTATTGCTACAAACATGGCTGGAAGAGGTACAGATATTGTTTTAGGAGGTAGTTTAGAATGCTTTACTTCGTCTAATAATAAGAAAAACATAGAAGATGCTAAAAAAGAATGGAAAATTCAACATGATCTTGTGTTATCGGTAGGAGGATTACATATAATTGGCACAGAAAGACATGAGTCAAGACGTATTGATAATCAATTAAGAGGTAGATCAGGGAGGCAAGGTGACAATGGATCTTCTAGATTTTATCTTTCAATGGAAGATCCTCTTATGCGCCTTTTTTCTTCTGATAGAATTATAATGATGATGCGACGATTAGGAGTTAAAGAAAAC containing:
- the truA gene encoding tRNA pseudouridine(38-40) synthase TruA, producing MKIALGVEYNGTNYHGWQKQHTVLTIQEQLENALSKIANHKINVTCAGRTDAGVHSTGQVVHFTTISVRKKNSWVFGVNSYLPNDISVQWAKIVPNFFNARYSAISRRYRYFIYNYKCRSSIFYSQYYCFSKMRLDVNKMKLAGNNLIGEHDFSSFRGRGCQSKTPWRQIIYFNISRQDRLVIIDIEANSFLYRMVRNIVGCLIDIGSSKKKITWIQYLLKNKNRNLGGVTAKASGLYLIFVHYPLVFNLSRNICRKFFVI
- the secA gene encoding preprotein translocase subunit SecA, whose product is MLIKLLSKIFRSRNDRVLKKAQIIVDRIHALEHDYSNLNDMQLKNKTNHFRMQLLHGEKLNNILPKAFATVREVIKRIFGLNLFNVQLLGGVILNQFCVAEMKTGEGKTLTSTLPAYLNALSGKGVHIVTMNDYLAKRDAYQNTPLFNFLNLKVGLNLSGMSLKCKKQAYLSDITYGTNNEYGFDYLRDNMVLNPEDRVQRQLHYALIDEVDSILIDESRTPLIISSASENRSELYFKINKLIPHFIQQKNESSETSKDVGDFYINEKQREIYLTEQGLVKMEKLLIKEKLMKVNESLYSSENIALMNCVIASLRAHKLFIKNVDYIVKDNKIVIIDEHTGRLMEGRRWSDGVHQSIEAKERVKIKNESQTLASITFQNYFKLYDKLSGMTGTAITESFEFNQIYNLDTIVIPTNFPMIRQDLPDLVYMTEKEKINAVIKDIQRCMNNKQPVLVGTISIDKSEFISKKLKKLGIKHNVLNAKIHEQEARIIAEAGQMSAVTIATNMAGRGTDIVLGGSLECFTSSNNKKNIEDAKKEWKIQHDLVLSVGGLHIIGTERHESRRIDNQLRGRSGRQGDNGSSRFYLSMEDPLMRLFSSDRIIMMMRRLGVKENEAIQHKWITRAIFSAQKKIENRNFDIRKNLLDYDNIVNNQRCIIYQQRNQLIDSKNISKLIMEISFDVFSTITSIYIFNDILNKDCLYNLQRYIKNNFNINISILNDYDRNIVLSKSQVINYIVKKFRYHYKKKVRMIGLNNIQRIERLIMIQSLDFFWKEHLSSMDYLRNGIYLRGYAQKDPKQEYERESFIMFSKMLKNLKYKVISDLSFLCTSECIEK
- the dksA gene encoding RNA polymerase-binding protein DksA, with the translated sequence MQIKRKRKSSSLSILSIAGVKPYEIKDNEKYMNTTQINHFKKILNAWKQQLTNKITQNLNYSQNTTINYPDPIDRAVQEEEFSLNLRNRDRECKLIHKIEQTLNKIKKNNFGYCTTCGIEIGIKRLEARPTANLCIDCKTLSEIRAKQMTY
- the mrcB gene encoding penicillin-binding protein 1B, which translates into the protein MYYKLINNKLLLLIKCLILFFLIIGIYIIYWYIYIRHFFSNIPYSTPTTVFSRIVDLEPNSLYSKQEIILMLVNNGYRNVNCVVKSGQFHVNKNSIDLFRRSFYFPDGVESSIYVRLTFYKNALIEIKNLLSDLNLSSIRIDPKLIALIQFNGKKKQIYLPINKYPNIFITMLLSIEDRRFFMHEGVNLYSIIRAFFINVIVGKNIQGGSTITQQLVKNLFLDNTRSMWRKINEGLLALVMDFIYSKNLILETYLNEVYLGHEKNEQVHGFSLASLYYFGCPINELSLEQYALLIGMLKGASLYNPWLHPYKALNRRNLVLYTLFKRHIINKKTYKILVMRALNVQDKSKIKKSYVILTQIIKKKLIKHFKNKTKSLFGIRVFTTLDIISQECVNKSTQESMLFFKRRMRLKNLEAAMVVINRFSGEIQAVLGGSDPYYLGYNRAYYARRSIGSLAKLIVYLTALEEPDKYQLNTWLSGKPIALALSNKNFWVPKNDNNQFVDKIMLIDAFVHSVNIPTVSLSMKLSLKKIVDKWKHFGLSEKQISMVPSIFLGSINLTPVEVGQIFQIIASGGNKLKLSLIKTILSSDGTLLYQNFPKPKRLASVESTFLMLYSMQEVVTKGTGKSLGSMFNYFNLAGKTGTTNNLVDSWFVGIDGTQVVVVWVGRDNNKSSQLYGASGAMEIYKKYLKNKHPKPLLILPPNTIKFFSIDKQGKIITDFLNKKVDRFLPMWCVVSNKFCYKH